The Actinoplanes sp. N902-109 genomic interval GGGTGTCGCGGTCGCGCCACTGCTGCACCCCGGCGGCGGCTGCGGGGACGGTCACAGCGAGCGCGCCGAGGCCGAGCATCGAGCGGCGGGTGAGGGTGCGGCGCGGGGCCCGGTGGGTGCCGTGCCTCATGTCAGGTTCCGGCCGGTGGCCCGGGCGGCCCGGCGCACCACCCGCCAGCCCGGCTGGGCGAGCTGCTTGAGCCGCGGGACCAGGGCGGAACCGCCCCCGGCGACCAGGGCGACAAGGTCGGCGCCGGTGAGCTCCGGGGTGGGCTGCAGCCGGGGCACGGCGAACCGCCGCTCACCGGGGGTGTGCAACCGCCGGCCCACCTCGGTGGCGTTGTCGTGCCCCGCGGCCCGTACAGCGTCGCGCACCCGGGCACCGTTGTAGCCGTGCGGGTAGGCGAACCCGCGCACCGCCCGGCCGAGCCGCTGCTCGAGCTCGTCCTTGCTGCGCCGGATCTCCGCGTGCAGCTGGGCGGCGGGCAGCACGTCCAGCGGGTGGTGGATCAGGCTGTGACTGCCGATCTCGACCCCGGCGGCGGCGACCTCGCTCAGCTCGGCCCAGCTGAGCAGCGTACCGAAGGCGGGCGCCCAGCGGCCGAGCCAGTCCGCGTGCCCGCCGAGGTGGCCGACGGAGGCGTACAGGGTGGCACGGGCGCCGGCCCGGTCGAGAACGGGCAGCGCCTGGGTGCTGAAGTCGCGGTAGCCGTCGTCGAAGGTCACGGCCACGAGCTTGTCGGTGCAGCCCTGGTCGAGCAGGTCGAGGGCCTCGGTCAGGCCGACCAGCCGGTATCCGGCGGCGCCGAGCGCGGTCAGGTGCTCGGCCAGGCGCGCGGGCGGCACGGCGAGGTCGTGCAGCGGGCCGGCGACGGCGGACACCGAGTGGTACATCAACGCCGGCAGGGTCTGCCACGCCGCGACGGTCACCGGTGCCCCCTCCCCAAGCTCACTGACATGACCACTATCGGTCACGAGCCCGGGGACCTTCGCGCTTCGCCGGGTCCGAGCGGAGCTCACGTTCACGCCGCTCAGGCCACGTTACGGCGGGATACCAGCAGTGTCCAGCGCCACCGACATCCATATCGACATCGGTCACTTCCGCGCGAGCATCGGCCAAAAGTCGTAGCCGGGCCCCCGCCCGTGGAGGGAAGCGGCCCGGCCGGTCCGGACGGCAGGGTGCTCACCATGACCGCAGACCGCGCACGCCGGCTGGCCGAGGCCGCCGCCGAGGCCGGCCTCGTGCTGGCCGTCTCCGCGCTGCCCACCGCATGGCGCGCCCTGGACGGCGAGCTGGCCGTGATCCTCGCCGGGATGTTCGCCGCTCTCACCGCGGCGACCTACGCCTTACACGCTGTGACTTTCGACTGCCTTCGCTTGACGGCTGACCGGGGAAAGGGCAGATTTTCGTACACGCAGCGTAAGGAGTGAACCGAGGGCACGCCTGGTCCGTACCCCGGGACGCACCCGTTCCACTTCACCCCCGGGAGTGACCAGGATGTTCCGGCTCATCCAGCTCCACGCACAGCACGGTGTCCCCCGCATCGGCGTGGACCCCGACGGATACGGCAGCGAGCGGGCGGCGCTCGCCCGCTACCGCGAGACCCCCGCCACCTATTTCGGTGTCGGCCGGTTCGACGAGTCCGGCCGGCTCGCCGAGATCATCATGGACAGCGAATGCGGTTCGGGCAGCGGCTGCGCCCACCCCGCGGTGCTGGTGCACGCCGGGACGTTCCGGCCGATGTGCGACACCTGCTCGTTCGGGCTCGACACGCTCAGCGTCGCCGAGCTGTCGATGCAGCTGGGGGTGGCCGTGCGGCTCGCCCCGGTGCTCGCCCCCTCGGGCCGGCACGCCGCGCCGGACGACAGCTGTGCGGCGACCAACCGGATCGCCCGCGAGCTGGCCGGGCACGTCGAGGACCCGGTGTGGCGGATGGAGCTGTGCAGCGAGCTGTCCCGCACCCCGGGAGCGGTCAACGGGCTGCTGATCGGGGTGGGTGCGCTGAGCCATCGCGACGTGCTGGATCTCTACCCCGCGCTGTGCGCGCTCGGCAGTCAGCTCCCGGTCGCCGTCCACGGCGATCTGGTACGGGCCACAGCCCGCCCGCTGTCCCCCGCCGGCGTGGCGGCTCTGCGGCTCGGGCTGTGACCGTACCGGAGGACGGCATGGGGTACACAGGATCGGTGACCTTCGAAGAACTCGTGACGCGGG includes:
- a CDS encoding polysaccharide deacetylase family protein: MTVAAWQTLPALMYHSVSAVAGPLHDLAVPPARLAEHLTALGAAGYRLVGLTEALDLLDQGCTDKLVAVTFDDGYRDFSTQALPVLDRAGARATLYASVGHLGGHADWLGRWAPAFGTLLSWAELSEVAAAGVEIGSHSLIHHPLDVLPAAQLHAEIRRSKDELEQRLGRAVRGFAYPHGYNGARVRDAVRAAGHDNATEVGRRLHTPGERRFAVPRLQPTPELTGADLVALVAGGGSALVPRLKQLAQPGWRVVRRAARATGRNLT